From the Armatimonas rosea genome, one window contains:
- a CDS encoding helix-turn-helix transcriptional regulator has product MALAKQLRILRESRRLSIAQMAHVGGVSESTIRRWEASESTKTPRFYEISRTLDALHASQTERLAIFAAHPEFSYRPLLTDAVLPASSGDLLRALRMRRGVGVRQLAREIGVAPGVITHWENGKHIPSTDQSERLLVALCALPDELAVLRRGTSELGITRFVDASLDELWATLEALYQPIWRGDPTFPGDLVLLALQEEAARRLLIEPHAQRLLAEAFHARGLFLHLRERSQEAQTCLKSALALVTAKEHPVIWFGATSLLARVQPHSKCEVAIKGWTEAIPLARDRRDQALESQLLRELATRQARVGYLNSALRTAREAETCALRSDRMEHIRDARMVLSVILAEAGHADRASKTMSAPPTLPECEEHPIGAMNRLLYWARLCWHNKDRLGASEHLGQVYSLIERFHLSQFEGAAHKLEQALSC; this is encoded by the coding sequence ATGGCTCTGGCAAAACAGCTCCGAATACTGCGGGAATCGCGGCGACTCTCCATCGCCCAGATGGCCCACGTGGGAGGAGTCAGCGAGTCTACCATTCGACGCTGGGAAGCGTCTGAGAGCACAAAGACCCCACGCTTCTATGAGATCAGCAGGACTCTGGACGCCCTTCACGCAAGCCAGACAGAGCGCCTGGCGATCTTTGCTGCCCACCCTGAGTTTAGCTACCGACCACTTCTTACGGATGCGGTGTTGCCCGCCAGTAGTGGTGATCTTCTCAGAGCCTTACGGATGCGGCGCGGAGTTGGAGTGCGTCAGCTTGCCCGCGAGATAGGGGTCGCACCGGGAGTCATTACCCACTGGGAAAACGGCAAGCATATCCCCAGCACAGACCAGAGTGAAAGGCTTCTTGTCGCCTTGTGTGCTCTCCCCGATGAACTCGCTGTTCTGCGCCGGGGCACCTCAGAGCTAGGAATAACTCGCTTCGTAGATGCATCACTCGACGAGCTTTGGGCAACACTTGAAGCACTCTATCAACCCATCTGGCGGGGCGATCCAACCTTTCCAGGGGATCTGGTACTCCTCGCTCTACAAGAGGAAGCGGCACGGCGCTTGCTCATCGAGCCCCATGCACAACGTCTGCTCGCCGAAGCCTTCCACGCTCGGGGATTATTCCTTCACCTCCGAGAGCGTTCTCAGGAAGCCCAGACCTGTCTCAAGTCCGCTCTGGCACTTGTGACAGCCAAGGAGCATCCCGTGATCTGGTTTGGGGCAACCTCCCTTCTAGCGAGAGTACAGCCCCATTCGAAGTGTGAGGTTGCAATTAAGGGTTGGACTGAAGCTATCCCATTAGCACGCGATAGACGGGACCAGGCTTTAGAGTCCCAGCTTCTCAGAGAGCTTGCAACTCGGCAAGCGAGAGTTGGATATCTAAATAGCGCTCTGCGCACGGCCAGAGAAGCCGAAACCTGCGCCCTTCGCTCGGATCGGATGGAACACATTCGTGATGCCAGGATGGTTCTTTCCGTTATTTTGGCAGAAGCGGGTCATGCTGACAGAGCCTCAAAAACAATGTCAGCTCCCCCAACCCTACCTGAGTGCGAGGAACATCCCATCGGAGCAATGAACAGGCTGCTCTACTGGGCACGCCTCTGCTGGCACAACAAAGATCGTCTGGGGGCTTCGGAGCATTTAGGTCAGGTTTATAGCCTGATCGAGCGTTTTCACCTCTCACAATTCGAGGGAGCGGCGCATAAATTGGAGCAGGCACTTAGCTGCTGA
- a CDS encoding recombinase family protein — MGTIIGYARTAIETRTSPSNGSRLDRQKVALVEAGCDVVFGEICSGMAHLEECPVLMGLLQELNFGDTLVVCDLTRLSRSVAVLCSILSDLQERGIEVRVLGELPEVIPPAFLLSESLESLRDIALIRGDTTPLKPARRAVAHATRLAVVHTKSVRGVRD, encoded by the coding sequence ATGGGGACGATCATTGGTTATGCCCGCACCGCAATAGAGACCCGAACTTCACCGTCGAACGGCTCAAGGCTTGACAGACAAAAGGTTGCCTTGGTTGAGGCTGGTTGTGATGTTGTCTTCGGAGAAATTTGCTCTGGAATGGCCCATCTGGAGGAGTGCCCTGTCTTGATGGGGTTGCTTCAGGAACTGAATTTTGGAGATACCCTTGTGGTATGCGACTTGACTCGGCTGAGCCGTTCCGTTGCCGTGCTTTGCTCAATCCTGTCGGATCTCCAAGAGCGCGGGATAGAGGTGCGCGTTTTGGGTGAGTTGCCGGAGGTAATCCCTCCAGCCTTTCTCCTCTCTGAATCCTTAGAGAGTCTGCGAGATATTGCCCTTATCAGGGGAGATACTACCCCTCTAAAACCTGCCAGACGGGCCGTGGCTCATGCAACCAGACTGGCCGTGGTTCATACAAAAAGTGTCAGAGGTGTCCGAGACTGA
- a CDS encoding toll/interleukin-1 receptor domain-containing protein, protein MSTDKPLLAFLSYSHKDEALLNALRTHLSPLTRQGIIAQWHDRMILAGTEWAGEIDRNLETADLILLLISPDFIASTYCYDTEMKRALERHDAGEARIIPIILRPCDWHGSPFGRLQALPTDAKPVTGASWHNQDEAFVAVASGIRKAALDWRGRASKAATPSPVPVPRTSLLRPKTPTLAPDEPVAASYPRPKPRPTAFNAYQAGRDILTFVETGLVERMKDIEAAGYIVDHDRREGRICFRVESDSRTIYFLDMWLGGAIGGDKSLGFYDGWGNNSGGSGAMTATATPVLSEESGEPVLEIINFSLLNSRHTQKTYSKEEFLEALWEKIVSTVDQLGRQRR, encoded by the coding sequence ATGTCCACTGACAAACCTCTACTTGCGTTCCTCTCTTACTCCCACAAGGATGAGGCGCTACTAAATGCCTTACGCACCCACTTGAGTCCGCTCACACGCCAGGGCATCATTGCCCAATGGCACGACCGTATGATCTTGGCAGGTACCGAGTGGGCCGGTGAGATTGACCGAAACCTGGAAACGGCGGACCTGATTCTTTTATTGATCAGTCCCGACTTCATCGCCTCCACTTACTGCTACGACACTGAGATGAAGCGAGCGTTAGAGCGCCATGATGCAGGTGAAGCACGAATCATCCCAATTATTCTGCGCCCCTGCGACTGGCACGGATCGCCGTTTGGTAGACTTCAGGCCCTGCCCACAGATGCGAAACCAGTCACAGGGGCGAGCTGGCATAATCAAGATGAAGCCTTTGTGGCGGTTGCGTCTGGCATTCGTAAGGCTGCTTTAGACTGGCGCGGACGAGCCAGCAAGGCAGCGACACCAAGCCCAGTCCCAGTGCCTCGCACGTCGCTTCTAAGACCAAAAACACCAACGCTTGCTCCGGATGAGCCGGTGGCGGCATCCTACCCGCGACCAAAACCCCGTCCCACAGCCTTTAATGCATATCAGGCCGGTCGGGACATCCTTACCTTTGTCGAGACGGGCTTAGTGGAGCGAATGAAGGATATTGAAGCGGCAGGCTACATTGTGGACCACGACCGTCGGGAAGGCAGGATATGTTTCCGCGTGGAGTCAGATAGCCGGACGATCTATTTCCTAGACATGTGGCTTGGTGGAGCTATCGGTGGCGATAAGAGCCTAGGATTCTATGATGGATGGGGCAACAACTCCGGTGGATCCGGGGCAATGACTGCAACAGCAACACCTGTTCTCAGTGAGGAATCGGGTGAACCAGTTCTAGAAATTATTAATTTCAGCCTTCTCAATAGCCGCCACACCCAAAAGACGTACTCCAAAGAAGAATTCCTGGAGGCCCTCTGGGAGAAGATCGTCTCCACGGTCGATCAGCTCGGGAGACAGAGGCGATGA
- a CDS encoding AAA family ATPase produces the protein MKPFAATPDPQFAYGTREHQLAVAKIQYAVEERQGIFLLQGEVGAGKTTVSQFMLNAWRDDESLVVAHITNPSVRTASQFLRLILAHFGEEAAHFQSDNWDALRGFLVGNYKSGKTTVLVIDEAQTISAENMETLTHISNEQTQKDKLIQIVLLAQPNIARKLTYKPALRDRIAHGSTLNPLSFQDAVAMMRHRVQVAGGNFDTLFPGEQLHRRLYNITKGVPRRLCMLCDNALLNAFAMGAKTVDDQTISDALDDLAFKGWKESESNTDRDAKSTSKPSKKGAKK, from the coding sequence GTGAAGCCGTTCGCCGCGACCCCTGACCCGCAGTTTGCCTATGGCACGCGGGAGCATCAGCTCGCCGTCGCTAAGATTCAGTACGCCGTCGAGGAGCGGCAAGGCATCTTTCTTCTCCAGGGCGAGGTAGGAGCTGGGAAAACCACGGTTTCGCAGTTCATGCTCAATGCTTGGCGCGACGATGAGTCTCTTGTCGTTGCTCATATTACCAATCCCTCCGTGCGCACTGCATCCCAGTTTCTCAGATTGATTCTGGCACACTTTGGTGAGGAGGCCGCCCATTTCCAGTCGGATAACTGGGATGCTCTCCGAGGCTTTCTCGTCGGCAACTACAAGAGCGGAAAGACCACAGTTCTAGTCATTGACGAGGCCCAGACGATCTCCGCCGAGAACATGGAGACCCTAACTCACATTAGCAACGAACAGACCCAGAAGGACAAGCTGATCCAGATCGTCTTGCTGGCCCAGCCTAATATCGCACGCAAGCTCACCTACAAGCCAGCGCTCAGGGATAGGATCGCACATGGTTCGACGCTCAACCCCCTCTCCTTTCAGGATGCGGTGGCGATGATGCGCCATCGGGTTCAGGTTGCAGGTGGTAATTTCGACACTCTCTTTCCAGGGGAGCAGCTTCACCGGCGACTCTACAACATCACGAAGGGAGTACCCCGTCGGCTCTGCATGCTCTGTGACAATGCCCTGCTTAACGCGTTTGCCATGGGAGCAAAAACAGTGGATGACCAAACGATCTCCGATGCTCTTGACGACCTTGCCTTCAAGGGCTGGAAAGAGAGCGAGAGCAACACTGACCGAGACGCAAAATCAACCTCAAAACCAAGTAAGAAAGGCGCGAAGAAATGA
- a CDS encoding helix-turn-helix transcriptional regulator, with the protein MTNALLPSPKTRSTQRVRPSSATVSPGHRVASPDLFARPIRLRDIPAALAVSQEGKQVSPAERAFTCEALGDLLKQRRMFGVVVLDNRRPPQKQVVGIGTGGFLTDDFQSALWGQQADSYLLRRILRSPKELSSPLSDFEETFANNTPEKGLNFTGLLFGDLGEQLSAERAGQVRDRLFETMLQSLRGYYLRTWTKEVYGTENFQKFQNIFGAKLVRAHELPDHADHQQPFLMGLTREEAFAPEREGRPVRYAFAWHSPKIGFTKAERKALQMASRYRTRETIARHLDIATSTVRSQMDSALWRAEQSAEFGDLSQTVEGGYLRQCQERSDKWATLLDYLTSHPEELRPHWHSLTDLQ; encoded by the coding sequence ATGACCAATGCATTGTTACCCTCTCCTAAGACTCGCTCCACTCAAAGAGTAAGACCATCATCTGCAACAGTCTCTCCTGGACACAGAGTAGCCTCCCCAGACTTATTCGCCCGGCCGATCCGACTGCGGGATATTCCTGCAGCTCTTGCCGTCAGCCAAGAAGGCAAACAAGTCTCCCCTGCGGAGCGTGCCTTCACCTGCGAAGCTCTAGGTGACCTGCTCAAGCAAAGACGCATGTTTGGGGTCGTCGTCCTTGACAATCGCCGTCCCCCGCAGAAACAGGTGGTTGGCATTGGCACCGGTGGCTTTCTGACGGACGACTTCCAATCCGCTCTCTGGGGGCAACAGGCCGATTCCTACTTGCTTCGTCGAATCTTGCGCTCACCCAAGGAGCTCTCCTCCCCACTGAGCGACTTTGAGGAAACCTTTGCCAACAACACTCCGGAGAAAGGTCTCAACTTCACCGGTCTGCTTTTTGGCGATTTGGGCGAACAGCTTTCTGCAGAACGCGCGGGACAGGTTCGCGACCGGCTTTTTGAGACGATGCTTCAGAGCCTGCGCGGTTACTATTTGCGCACTTGGACCAAGGAAGTTTATGGAACTGAAAACTTTCAAAAATTCCAGAATATCTTTGGTGCAAAGCTCGTTAGAGCGCACGAGTTGCCTGACCATGCAGACCACCAGCAGCCTTTTCTGATGGGTCTTACCCGCGAGGAGGCGTTTGCTCCTGAGCGTGAAGGCCGTCCTGTCCGTTATGCGTTTGCATGGCACTCGCCTAAAATCGGCTTTACCAAAGCTGAGCGTAAGGCACTCCAGATGGCTAGCCGGTACCGCACTCGTGAGACCATCGCAAGACATCTCGATATCGCCACATCGACGGTTCGCTCACAAATGGACTCCGCTCTATGGCGAGCAGAGCAGTCTGCTGAGTTCGGCGATCTATCGCAAACCGTTGAGGGCGGATACCTCCGCCAGTGCCAAGAACGTAGCGATAAGTGGGCAACTCTGCTGGACTATCTGACAAGCCATCCAGAGGAGCTACGCCCTCACTGGCATAGCCTAACAGACTTACAGTAA
- a CDS encoding alpha-ketoglutarate-dependent dioxygenase AlkB family protein codes for MNDVSLQGGTDNLLDMPKTLAMSDADVRFYPDFFDESEADQLFVKLTQTIPWRQDQIRLFGRWVDQPRLTAWHGDPSCSYTYSGMTMQPQAWTAELLAIKGQIEPVAGVVFNSVLLNYYRTEHDSMGWHSDDEKELGENPVIASVNLGATRRFHFKHKHLKEQRVALDLTAGSLLIMAGPTQHFWLHQVPKSARSLGPRINLTFRVIR; via the coding sequence ATGAACGATGTGTCCCTGCAAGGTGGAACCGACAACCTTCTCGATATGCCCAAAACGCTGGCCATGTCAGATGCCGATGTGCGCTTCTATCCCGACTTCTTCGACGAGTCAGAAGCTGATCAGCTCTTTGTCAAGCTGACCCAGACCATCCCGTGGCGGCAGGATCAGATTCGGCTCTTTGGGCGCTGGGTGGATCAGCCACGGCTAACGGCATGGCACGGCGACCCCAGTTGCAGCTATACCTACTCGGGGATGACGATGCAGCCACAAGCTTGGACAGCTGAGCTTCTGGCGATAAAGGGGCAGATCGAGCCCGTGGCGGGTGTTGTCTTCAACAGCGTTCTGCTAAACTACTACCGCACAGAGCATGACAGCATGGGTTGGCACTCCGATGACGAGAAGGAACTGGGAGAGAACCCCGTGATTGCCTCGGTCAACTTAGGAGCAACACGGCGTTTCCACTTCAAGCACAAGCACCTCAAGGAGCAACGGGTCGCTCTCGACCTAACGGCGGGTAGCCTGCTGATCATGGCGGGGCCGACCCAGCACTTCTGGCTCCACCAGGTCCCCAAGTCGGCTCGTTCGCTTGGCCCGCGGATAAACCTGACGTTTCGGGTCATCCGCTGA
- a CDS encoding helix-turn-helix domain-containing protein translates to MTDSPEGMPLLTVEQAASYLQLSTSSIRSYIRSGKLKAFRVAGLRKVLIQREDLLELLEPAHHDES, encoded by the coding sequence ATGACAGACAGCCCCGAAGGGATGCCGCTCCTGACGGTTGAGCAAGCGGCGAGCTATTTACAGCTCTCTACCTCCTCAATCCGTTCTTATATCCGTTCGGGCAAGCTGAAGGCATTTCGGGTGGCAGGGCTGCGAAAAGTCCTGATCCAACGTGAGGATCTGCTGGAGCTTCTGGAGCCAGCCCATCACGACGAGAGCTGA
- a CDS encoding histidine kinase N-terminal 7TM domain-containing protein — MAGILLASASLYLWIREHHSEAARWFVGTCVALFGWTATLYVFQHLSIPEQVLLVGRLNFAAASLAVYGVYRLVRAVAGLTTRLADQMFGGLTLLVALVSTFTPWVDQAEHVSLTAQVSLTSMQVHQTVYGPLFPLYAAHLLGLLGGAILLAFSERRKGMQLQNVRDQLLLLGVGILATGAVSIITNVLLPYVRGDFRWIDVGPLSTLLLLLAVGYAVVQHQLFDIKVLIRRTLVLGMALSLVLAAYSALVLLATDSVGSSESGGVTRFGVLVLAFSFDPIRRFLEKRIDKLLFPERSHRR; from the coding sequence TTGGCTGGGATACTTCTCGCTAGTGCCTCACTCTACCTCTGGATACGGGAGCACCACTCGGAGGCCGCTCGCTGGTTCGTGGGAACTTGCGTGGCCCTCTTTGGCTGGACAGCCACGCTCTATGTCTTCCAGCACCTCTCGATTCCTGAACAAGTGCTTCTTGTAGGGCGGCTCAACTTCGCAGCGGCGAGCTTGGCGGTCTATGGGGTGTATCGTCTGGTTCGCGCTGTAGCGGGCCTAACAACGCGCTTGGCCGATCAGATGTTCGGTGGCCTGACGCTACTGGTGGCTCTGGTGAGTACCTTCACGCCTTGGGTAGACCAAGCCGAGCATGTGAGTCTGACCGCGCAGGTGAGTTTGACTTCGATGCAGGTACATCAGACCGTCTACGGCCCTCTGTTTCCCCTCTATGCAGCCCATCTGCTGGGGTTGCTCGGCGGTGCCATCCTTCTGGCGTTTAGCGAGCGTAGAAAGGGCATGCAGCTCCAAAACGTTCGGGATCAGCTCCTCCTGCTGGGTGTGGGCATCCTAGCGACTGGTGCTGTCTCGATCATCACCAACGTCCTGCTTCCTTACGTGCGCGGGGATTTCCGCTGGATCGATGTGGGGCCTCTCTCAACCTTGCTGCTTCTTTTGGCAGTTGGCTATGCAGTGGTTCAGCATCAACTCTTCGATATCAAAGTGTTGATCCGGCGCACGCTAGTTTTGGGCATGGCTCTCTCGCTGGTTCTGGCGGCCTACAGCGCATTGGTGCTGCTTGCGACCGACTCGGTAGGGAGCTCTGAGTCGGGAGGTGTGACGCGCTTCGGGGTATTGGTGCTCGCCTTCAGCTTCGACCCGATCCGTCGGTTTTTAGAGAAACGAATCGACAAGCTACTCTTTCCCGAACGCAGCCATCGTCGTTAG
- a CDS encoding helix-turn-helix domain-containing protein has product MPKRKEPNERDPVLQAIGKQIRMHREGTGFSQERFALKAGMDRTYYAAIELGYRNVSAKNLIKIASNLKVEVGDLFPKMAELEPLLADVLEDALDSSG; this is encoded by the coding sequence GTGCCAAAAAGAAAAGAACCAAACGAGAGAGACCCTGTCCTGCAAGCCATCGGCAAGCAGATCCGCATGCACCGTGAGGGCACGGGATTCTCCCAGGAGCGCTTCGCTCTGAAGGCGGGGATGGACCGCACCTACTACGCCGCCATCGAGTTGGGGTATCGCAATGTCTCTGCAAAGAACCTGATAAAAATCGCCAGTAACCTTAAGGTTGAGGTCGGTGACCTCTTCCCCAAAATGGCCGAGCTGGAACCACTGCTTGCTGATGTCCTTGAGGATGCTCTAGACAGCTCAGGATAA